A genomic region of Microbacterium schleiferi contains the following coding sequences:
- a CDS encoding dihydrolipoamide acetyltransferase family protein: MSTQTFVLPDVGEGLTEAEIVTWKVAPGDPVQVNDVLVEIETAKSLVELPSPFTGTVGETLVEEGVTVAVGTPIVTIQTAPAAAAPLSQTDAPGAGDAPSETAEGGSEGGGAVLVGYGTGGAVTSRRRKPAERPVTASVGVIAKPPIRKLARDLGVDLAAVTPSGEAGEVTREDVVKHASQASVFRNIETPDWPEVREETITVSPAAAPAAPAPNGVASPFAQAASRVESIPVKGVRKATSTAMVQSAYSAPHVSVWTDVDATRTMELVKRLKASPDFADVKVSPLLIMARAVIWAVRRTPMVNAAWVDAEDGAQISVRHYVNLGIAAATPRGLLVPNIKDAQDLNMRELARGLEKLTLTAREGKTTPADQQGGTITITNIGVFGMDAGTPIINPGESGIVAMGTIRQKPWVVDGEVRPRYVTTVSGSFDHRVIDGDGMSRFIADVASILEEPALLLD; this comes from the coding sequence ATGAGCACGCAGACCTTCGTTCTCCCCGACGTGGGTGAGGGCCTGACCGAGGCCGAGATCGTCACCTGGAAGGTCGCCCCCGGCGATCCCGTCCAGGTCAACGACGTGCTCGTCGAGATCGAAACCGCCAAGTCGCTTGTCGAACTGCCATCCCCGTTCACCGGCACGGTCGGCGAGACGCTCGTCGAAGAGGGGGTCACCGTCGCCGTCGGCACCCCGATCGTGACGATCCAGACCGCTCCCGCCGCTGCTGCTCCGCTGTCACAGACTGACGCTCCCGGCGCCGGTGACGCGCCGTCTGAGACAGCGGAAGGCGGTTCTGAGGGCGGCGGCGCCGTGCTTGTCGGATACGGGACGGGCGGTGCCGTCACCTCGCGCCGCCGTAAGCCGGCGGAGCGACCGGTGACGGCATCCGTCGGTGTCATCGCCAAGCCTCCGATCCGCAAGCTCGCCCGCGACCTCGGGGTGGATCTCGCCGCCGTCACGCCCTCCGGCGAGGCAGGCGAGGTCACGCGTGAGGATGTCGTGAAGCACGCCTCGCAGGCGAGCGTCTTCCGCAACATCGAGACACCGGACTGGCCCGAGGTTCGGGAAGAAACCATCACGGTCTCGCCGGCTGCGGCACCCGCGGCCCCCGCTCCGAACGGCGTCGCGTCGCCCTTCGCGCAAGCGGCCAGTCGGGTCGAGTCGATCCCCGTCAAGGGCGTGCGCAAGGCCACCTCGACGGCGATGGTGCAGTCGGCCTATTCCGCACCTCACGTGTCGGTGTGGACGGATGTCGACGCGACCCGCACGATGGAGCTCGTCAAGCGGCTGAAAGCCTCCCCCGACTTCGCCGACGTCAAGGTCTCGCCGCTGCTCATCATGGCGCGCGCCGTCATCTGGGCGGTGCGCCGGACACCGATGGTCAACGCCGCGTGGGTGGATGCCGAAGATGGCGCCCAGATCAGCGTGCGCCACTACGTCAACCTCGGAATCGCTGCCGCGACCCCCCGCGGCCTTCTCGTCCCGAACATCAAGGACGCGCAGGACCTGAACATGCGCGAACTCGCGCGGGGGCTCGAGAAGCTCACCCTCACGGCGCGTGAAGGCAAGACGACCCCGGCTGACCAGCAGGGCGGGACGATCACGATCACCAACATCGGGGTGTTCGGGATGGATGCCGGAACCCCCATCATCAACCCCGGAGAGTCGGGCATCGTCGCGATGGGCACTATCCGGCAGAAGCCGTGGGTCGTCGACGGCGAGGTGCGCCCGCGCTACGTCACGACGGTCTCGGGGTCATTCGATCACCGCGTCATCGACGGCGACGGCATGAGCCGCTTCATCGCCGACGTCGCCTCGATCCTCGAAGAACCCGCCCTCCTGCTGGACTGA
- a CDS encoding alpha-ketoacid dehydrogenase subunit beta, whose translation MPLGRALNAGMRQALATNDRVLLMGEDIGRLGGVFRVTEGLQAEFGEQRVLDTPLAESGIVGTAIGLAMAGFRPVCEIQFDGFVFPAFDQITSQLAKMTNRLDGAVPMPVVIRIPYGGHIGAIEHHQESPEAYFTHTPGLRVVSPATAGDAYWMIQEAIASNDPVIFLEPKSAYWQKGEVDTTAPALPLHASRVVRRGTDVTLVGHGAMVGTLLQAAALAESEGTSCEVVDLRSLSPVDYGPILDSVRRTGRMVYAQEAPGFTSLGSEVAATVTERAFFSLEAPVLRVSAFDTPFPPAKLEGTYLPDADRILEAVDRALAY comes from the coding sequence ATGCCTCTCGGCCGCGCGCTGAACGCCGGGATGCGACAGGCCCTTGCCACCAACGACCGCGTCCTGCTCATGGGCGAAGACATCGGGCGGCTCGGCGGGGTGTTCCGGGTCACCGAGGGACTGCAGGCCGAGTTCGGCGAGCAGCGCGTGCTCGACACTCCCCTCGCGGAGTCGGGCATCGTCGGCACCGCGATCGGCCTGGCGATGGCCGGATTCCGCCCGGTGTGTGAGATCCAGTTCGACGGATTTGTCTTCCCCGCGTTCGACCAGATCACCTCGCAGCTGGCCAAGATGACCAACCGCCTCGATGGCGCGGTACCGATGCCCGTCGTCATCCGCATCCCCTACGGCGGGCACATCGGCGCGATCGAGCACCACCAGGAAAGCCCCGAGGCGTACTTCACCCACACGCCGGGACTGCGGGTCGTGAGCCCCGCGACGGCGGGTGACGCGTACTGGATGATTCAGGAAGCGATCGCGTCGAACGATCCGGTGATCTTCCTCGAGCCCAAGAGCGCGTACTGGCAGAAGGGCGAGGTCGATACGACGGCCCCGGCCCTGCCGCTCCACGCTTCCCGTGTCGTTCGTCGCGGCACCGACGTGACCCTCGTCGGCCACGGCGCGATGGTCGGCACCCTGCTGCAGGCTGCGGCTCTCGCCGAGTCCGAGGGGACCAGCTGCGAGGTCGTCGACCTGCGGTCGCTCTCTCCGGTCGACTACGGGCCCATCCTCGATTCGGTCCGGCGCACGGGCCGCATGGTCTATGCCCAGGAGGCCCCGGGCTTCACGAGCCTCGGCAGCGAGGTCGCGGCGACCGTCACCGAGCGCGCGTTCTTCTCGCTCGAGGCACCCGTGCTGCGCGTGTCGGCGTTCGACACGCCGTTCCCGCCCGCCAAGCTCGAGGGCACCTACCTCCCGGATGCCGATCGCATCCTCGAAGCCGTCGACCGCGCCCTCGCCTACTGA
- a CDS encoding thiamine pyrophosphate-dependent enzyme, whose translation MTQPEEPELVRILAADGSLAPNPAAEPYLDLVNGLADSDLEMLYRDMVVIRAIDRQATNLQRQGQLALWPPSLGQEAAQVGSARAARAQDHLFPSYREHVVTRIRGVDPIGIIKLMRGLSHGGWNPTDPANGNTHIYTLVLGAQTLHATGYGMGLVFDGRCGTGDLDRDEAVIVYYGDGASSQGDVHEAMVFAASYRTPEVFFLQNNQWAISVPVATQSRSPLVRRGEGYGMPSIRIDGNDVLASYAVTRRALDEARSGEGPRAIEAMTYRVGAHTTSDDPTKYRTSEEEQSWAQRDPIARMRAFLEHRGAPFTLFDEVDAEGAAAADDLRVRTNELGGLERDSMFAHVYTDPHPLMDEQRRWLAEYEASFEGGTR comes from the coding sequence GTGACTCAGCCAGAAGAACCTGAGCTCGTCCGCATTCTCGCCGCTGACGGCTCCCTCGCGCCCAATCCGGCGGCAGAGCCCTACCTCGATCTCGTGAACGGGCTCGCCGACTCGGACCTCGAGATGCTGTACCGCGACATGGTCGTCATCCGTGCCATCGACCGGCAGGCGACCAACCTCCAGCGGCAGGGGCAGCTGGCGCTGTGGCCGCCGAGTCTCGGGCAGGAGGCAGCACAAGTCGGTTCGGCCCGCGCTGCCCGTGCGCAGGATCACCTCTTCCCCTCCTACCGCGAGCACGTGGTGACCCGCATCCGCGGCGTCGACCCGATCGGCATCATCAAGCTGATGCGCGGACTCTCGCACGGCGGGTGGAACCCGACCGACCCCGCGAACGGCAACACTCACATCTACACGCTCGTGCTCGGCGCCCAGACGCTGCACGCAACGGGCTACGGCATGGGTCTGGTCTTCGACGGGCGCTGCGGTACCGGCGACCTCGATCGCGACGAAGCCGTCATCGTCTATTACGGCGACGGCGCGTCCAGCCAGGGTGATGTGCACGAGGCGATGGTCTTCGCCGCCAGCTATCGCACGCCCGAGGTGTTCTTCCTGCAGAACAACCAGTGGGCGATCTCGGTCCCCGTGGCAACGCAGTCGCGCTCGCCGCTCGTGCGCCGCGGCGAGGGGTACGGGATGCCGAGCATCCGGATCGACGGCAACGACGTGCTCGCCAGCTACGCCGTGACCCGCCGGGCGCTCGATGAGGCGCGCAGCGGTGAGGGACCCCGCGCGATCGAGGCGATGACGTATCGGGTCGGTGCTCACACCACCAGCGACGACCCCACCAAGTACCGCACCTCCGAAGAGGAGCAGTCGTGGGCACAGCGTGACCCGATCGCCCGGATGCGGGCTTTCCTCGAGCACCGCGGCGCTCCCTTCACGCTCTTCGACGAGGTGGATGCCGAAGGTGCTGCCGCCGCCGACGATCTGCGCGTCCGCACGAACGAGCTCGGCGGGCTGGAGCGCGACTCGATGTTCGCTCACGTCTACACCGACCCGCACCCACTCATGGACGAGCAGCGTCGGTGGCTCGCCGAGTACGAGGCATCCTTCGAGGGAGGCACCCGATGA
- a CDS encoding histidinol-phosphate transaminase: MSEPDPIPVRVRPAIAALPAYKQGRQAAPDAFKLSSNENPYDPLPGVVDALRAVTAVNRYPDASAARLRERLAADYGVSPDAVHIGAGSVSLIAQLISATAGPGDEVIYAWRSFEAYPSLVEVSGAASVRIPLTEDARHDLAAMADAITDRTRTILVCSPNNPTGPVITQPEFDDFVTRVPRDVLIVLDEAYAEFVTSPDAVDGLRVLQAGHPNVVVLRTFSKAYGLAGLRVGYGIGHPRVLDAARSTAIPLSVTAHAEEAALASLDARAELLERVAEITARRDTLAAGLRDQGWRVPDAQGNFVWLATGPDTLAVADAFHDGGIVVRPFAGEGVRISVGEHESVDRVLRIAGSVVEDLPEGHPARG, from the coding sequence GTGAGCGAACCCGACCCGATCCCCGTTCGCGTGCGGCCCGCGATCGCGGCCCTGCCTGCCTACAAGCAGGGCCGACAGGCGGCTCCCGACGCGTTCAAGCTGTCGAGCAACGAGAACCCGTACGACCCGCTTCCGGGCGTGGTCGACGCCCTCCGCGCAGTGACCGCGGTCAACCGGTACCCCGACGCGAGCGCGGCGCGGTTGCGCGAACGGCTCGCCGCCGACTACGGCGTCAGCCCCGACGCTGTCCACATCGGCGCGGGAAGCGTCTCGCTCATCGCCCAGCTCATCTCGGCGACGGCGGGTCCCGGTGACGAGGTCATCTACGCCTGGCGCTCCTTCGAGGCGTACCCGTCGCTGGTGGAGGTCTCGGGCGCGGCATCCGTGCGCATCCCGCTGACCGAGGATGCCCGGCACGATCTGGCGGCGATGGCGGATGCGATCACCGATCGCACGCGCACCATCCTGGTGTGCAGCCCCAACAACCCGACGGGCCCGGTCATCACGCAGCCTGAGTTCGACGACTTCGTCACGCGGGTTCCCCGGGACGTGTTGATCGTGCTCGACGAGGCGTACGCCGAGTTCGTCACCTCCCCGGATGCCGTGGACGGGCTCCGGGTGCTGCAGGCGGGGCATCCGAATGTCGTCGTGCTGCGCACCTTCTCCAAGGCGTACGGTCTGGCGGGGCTTCGCGTCGGTTACGGCATCGGACACCCGCGCGTGCTGGATGCCGCGCGCAGCACCGCCATCCCGCTCTCGGTCACCGCTCACGCCGAAGAGGCAGCCCTCGCGAGCCTTGACGCGCGAGCCGAACTGCTCGAGCGGGTCGCGGAGATCACGGCGCGGCGCGACACGCTCGCGGCGGGCCTGCGCGACCAGGGATGGCGCGTCCCCGACGCCCAGGGGAACTTCGTCTGGCTTGCCACCGGACCCGACACGCTGGCCGTCGCGGATGCGTTCCACGACGGCGGAATCGTCGTCCGGCCGTTTGCGGGTGAAGGCGTGCGCATATCCGTCGGAGAGCATGAGTCTGTGGACAGAGTGCTACGGATCGCGGGTTCCGTTGTAGAGGACCTCCCGGAAGGGCACCCCGCACGCGGGTAG
- a CDS encoding phage holin family protein, translating into MSFLVRIVVNAFSIWIVTLIPALGVTVIPFAPGETLQLVLTLLLVALIFALVNTIIGTVIKVLAFPIYILTLGLISLVINGFLLWLTAWFTQWWDWGLRVEDFWWGVVAALLISVINWLIGILLRPRRNND; encoded by the coding sequence ATGAGCTTTCTCGTCCGCATCGTCGTGAACGCGTTCTCGATCTGGATCGTCACCCTGATCCCCGCCCTGGGGGTCACCGTCATCCCGTTCGCCCCGGGAGAGACGCTGCAGTTGGTGTTGACCCTCCTGCTGGTGGCGCTCATCTTCGCGCTCGTGAACACGATCATCGGCACCGTGATCAAGGTGCTCGCGTTCCCGATCTACATCCTGACGCTGGGCCTGATCTCGCTCGTGATCAACGGCTTCCTGCTGTGGCTGACGGCATGGTTCACGCAGTGGTGGGACTGGGGTCTGCGGGTCGAAGACTTCTGGTGGGGCGTGGTCGCGGCCCTGCTGATCTCGGTCATCAACTGGCTCATCGGCATCCTCCTCCGGCCCCGCCGCAACAACGACTGA
- a CDS encoding alpha/beta hydrolase yields the protein MRAVAPAPASGPVTGLADAARRVPGATEARVRVERYVMPGGGSQAAVYVAGTQAVSGGAGDPFDMRSNLELYTGERSASLAAVELALREAGVGPGEPVHVFGHSQGAMLASALALEGTYDVQTLVTYGSPVEAAVPESVLSVGIRHVDDPVAGLAGGGHAETVGAPGSFIAERVADPAGGVHDLTLAAHGIERYAETAAMVDASHDPRAAALRELWTTLGAAERVEVTEYAADRGGG from the coding sequence GTGCGCGCCGTAGCGCCGGCACCGGCATCCGGTCCCGTGACGGGGCTGGCCGACGCCGCCCGGCGCGTCCCCGGCGCCACCGAGGCGCGCGTGCGTGTCGAGCGGTACGTGATGCCGGGCGGCGGATCCCAGGCCGCCGTCTATGTCGCCGGTACACAGGCCGTCTCTGGCGGTGCCGGTGACCCGTTCGACATGCGCTCGAACCTCGAGCTGTACACCGGTGAGCGCTCGGCGTCCCTCGCGGCCGTCGAGCTTGCCCTCCGGGAAGCGGGGGTCGGGCCGGGCGAGCCCGTTCACGTGTTCGGGCACTCGCAGGGCGCGATGCTCGCCTCCGCGCTCGCGCTGGAGGGCACCTACGACGTCCAGACCCTCGTCACCTACGGCTCACCTGTCGAGGCAGCAGTCCCCGAGAGCGTGCTCAGTGTCGGCATCCGTCACGTCGATGACCCCGTGGCGGGGCTCGCCGGCGGCGGTCACGCCGAGACGGTCGGGGCGCCAGGCAGTTTCATCGCGGAGCGGGTCGCGGATCCGGCCGGAGGCGTGCACGACCTGACTCTCGCAGCGCACGGCATCGAGCGATACGCCGAGACGGCAGCCATGGTGGATGCGTCACACGACCCGCGGGCCGCGGCGCTGCGGGAGCTATGGACCACGCTCGGCGCAGCCGAACGCGTCGAGGTCACCGAGTACGCCGCCGATCGCGGGGGCGGATGA
- a CDS encoding low molecular weight protein-tyrosine-phosphatase, with protein MTANAVEPFRVVFVCTGNICRSPMAEVVFRALADSAGVGDRVVSTSAGTGDWHVGERADERTLDALSRRGYDGARHRARQFGMADFSRSDLVVALDRSHERILRGWAHSDTDADKIALLLSFDASAPTLDVPDPYYAHEAMFDEVLGMIESASRALFRQLEPALRPAP; from the coding sequence ATGACTGCGAACGCCGTCGAGCCGTTTCGCGTCGTCTTCGTCTGTACCGGCAACATCTGCCGGTCGCCCATGGCCGAGGTCGTCTTCCGTGCCCTGGCCGACAGCGCAGGCGTGGGCGACCGCGTCGTGTCCACCAGCGCCGGCACAGGCGACTGGCACGTCGGCGAGCGCGCCGACGAACGGACCCTCGACGCGCTGTCCCGCCGCGGATACGACGGCGCCCGGCACCGAGCCCGCCAGTTCGGGATGGCCGACTTCTCGCGCAGCGACCTCGTCGTTGCTCTCGACCGCAGCCACGAGCGCATCCTGCGGGGCTGGGCGCACTCCGACACGGATGCCGACAAGATCGCCCTCCTCCTGTCGTTCGACGCTTCAGCCCCGACCCTCGACGTGCCCGACCCTTACTACGCCCACGAGGCGATGTTCGACGAGGTGCTCGGTATGATCGAGAGCGCCAGCCGCGCACTCTTCCGCCAGCTGGAACCGGCGCTTCGTCCCGCGCCCTGA
- the purB gene encoding adenylosuccinate lyase: MTSLPREHDTARFGDQPLSPLDGRYRAAVAPLSDYLSEAGLNRARVEVEVEWLIALTDRSLFGTAPLDEAQKERLRALYRGFGADEIAWLAEKEAVTRHDVKAVEYLVRDRLAELGLDQIAELTHFACTSEDINSASYALTVQRAVTQVWLPRLRVVIDRLGAIAREHRDAPMLSRTHGQPATPTTMGKEFAVFVWRLERVERQIAASEFLAKFSGATGTWSAHLAAEPDTDWPALSREFIESLGIGFNVLTTQIESHDWQVELYDRIRHAGGILHNLATDVWTYISLGYFSQIPVAGATGSSTMPHKINPIRFENAEANLEISGGLLATLAQTLVTSRLQRDLTDSTTQRNIGVALGHSLLALDNLARGLTEISLAQRALDADLESNWEVLAEAIQTVVRAEIVAGRSQISDPYALLKDLTRGRRVGATELAEFVRGLDIGDAAKERLLALTPASYTGLASILVSEID; encoded by the coding sequence GTGACCTCCCTGCCCCGCGAGCACGACACCGCGCGTTTCGGCGACCAGCCGCTGAGCCCGCTGGACGGGCGGTACCGCGCCGCGGTGGCGCCCCTGAGCGACTACCTCTCCGAGGCGGGCCTGAACCGCGCCCGCGTCGAGGTCGAAGTCGAATGGCTCATCGCCCTCACCGACCGGTCGCTGTTCGGTACGGCACCGCTCGACGAGGCTCAGAAAGAGCGCCTGCGCGCGCTGTACCGCGGCTTCGGCGCTGACGAGATCGCGTGGCTCGCCGAGAAGGAAGCTGTCACCCGCCACGATGTGAAGGCCGTCGAGTACCTGGTGCGCGACCGGCTCGCCGAGCTCGGACTCGACCAGATCGCGGAGCTCACTCACTTCGCGTGCACGAGCGAAGACATCAACTCCGCTTCCTACGCGCTCACCGTCCAGCGCGCTGTGACCCAGGTCTGGCTGCCCCGGCTGCGCGTCGTGATCGATCGGCTCGGAGCCATCGCCCGCGAGCACCGAGACGCACCGATGCTCTCCCGCACGCACGGGCAGCCGGCGACCCCCACGACGATGGGCAAGGAGTTCGCCGTCTTCGTGTGGCGGCTCGAACGCGTCGAACGGCAGATCGCGGCATCCGAGTTTCTTGCGAAGTTCTCGGGCGCGACGGGAACCTGGTCGGCCCACCTCGCGGCAGAGCCCGACACCGACTGGCCGGCACTCTCGCGAGAGTTCATCGAGTCGCTCGGGATCGGGTTCAACGTCCTGACCACCCAGATCGAATCCCACGACTGGCAGGTCGAGCTCTACGACCGGATCCGGCACGCTGGCGGCATCCTGCACAACCTCGCGACCGATGTCTGGACCTACATCTCCCTCGGGTACTTCTCGCAGATTCCCGTCGCGGGCGCGACCGGATCTTCGACGATGCCGCACAAGATCAACCCGATCCGTTTCGAGAACGCCGAAGCGAACCTCGAGATCTCGGGCGGGCTGCTGGCGACCCTGGCGCAAACCCTCGTCACATCGCGACTGCAGCGCGATCTCACCGACTCGACGACGCAGCGCAACATCGGCGTCGCGCTGGGTCACTCGCTGCTCGCCCTCGACAATCTGGCGCGGGGACTGACCGAGATCTCGCTCGCCCAGCGCGCGCTGGATGCCGACCTCGAGAGCAACTGGGAGGTGCTGGCCGAGGCGATCCAGACCGTGGTGCGCGCCGAGATCGTCGCGGGTCGCTCGCAGATCAGCGACCCCTACGCGCTGCTGAAGGACCTCACGCGGGGCCGCCGCGTCGGAGCTACCGAGCTTGCGGAGTTCGTGCGCGGTCTCGACATCGGGGATGCCGCGAAGGAACGCCTGCTGGCGCTCACTCCCGCGTCGTACACGGGTCTCGCGTCGATCCTCGTTTCCGAGATCGACTGA
- a CDS encoding amino acid transporter, which produces MTDKPSRREIMRPVQLLGLAFAAALFAGIVTLVSMGFFQQIPAEDVQNALVVAGIIAGVTFVVTLVVVALLLLVIDPADVTKTIDRPVLLDEEPESGEASATTPDDRENGGASAPTA; this is translated from the coding sequence ATGACCGACAAGCCCTCGCGCCGCGAGATCATGCGCCCCGTACAGCTTCTGGGGCTCGCCTTCGCGGCTGCCCTCTTCGCGGGGATCGTGACCCTCGTCTCGATGGGGTTCTTCCAGCAGATCCCCGCCGAAGACGTGCAGAACGCTCTCGTCGTCGCGGGAATCATTGCGGGAGTGACCTTCGTCGTCACCCTCGTCGTGGTGGCGCTCCTGCTGCTGGTGATCGACCCCGCCGATGTCACCAAGACCATCGACCGGCCGGTGCTGCTCGATGAGGAACCCGAGAGTGGCGAGGCGTCGGCGACGACGCCCGACGACCGCGAGAACGGCGGCGCGTCGGCGCCGACCGCGTAG
- a CDS encoding acyl-CoA synthetase — protein MTSAAPIRTLEVRHLQLARAFFAALAALMITFSPDHSAAVGLAVFSGFAIATGLVWFAAVWLVFPKGDRWAAVLLGILAVLAGMATGMPGLRTDTMFFVVVIAWSVLSGIVEMVAGLRARRLSRLPRSQSRDAIFVGILSILLAVGVLAVPVQYALSYTIEEAGQTFTLTGITIAVGIFGGYAAIVAVYLGIAAFSPRPTDAGAAAPLAETPAERKP, from the coding sequence GTGACCAGCGCTGCACCCATCCGCACCCTCGAGGTGAGGCATCTCCAGCTGGCGCGAGCGTTCTTCGCCGCGCTGGCGGCGCTCATGATCACGTTCTCCCCCGATCACTCCGCCGCCGTGGGTCTCGCGGTGTTCAGCGGCTTTGCGATAGCGACGGGCCTCGTGTGGTTTGCCGCGGTCTGGCTGGTCTTCCCGAAGGGCGACCGGTGGGCAGCTGTGCTGCTGGGCATCCTCGCTGTTCTCGCGGGAATGGCAACCGGGATGCCGGGTCTGCGCACCGACACGATGTTCTTCGTCGTCGTGATCGCCTGGTCCGTGCTCAGCGGGATCGTCGAGATGGTCGCGGGGCTGCGGGCTCGCCGACTGTCGAGGCTGCCGCGTTCCCAGAGCCGGGACGCGATCTTCGTCGGCATCCTCAGCATCCTGCTCGCTGTGGGCGTGCTCGCCGTTCCGGTGCAGTACGCGCTGAGCTACACCATCGAAGAGGCAGGGCAGACCTTCACCCTGACCGGAATCACCATCGCCGTCGGCATCTTCGGTGGCTACGCGGCGATCGTTGCCGTGTACCTCGGCATCGCCGCGTTCTCGCCACGTCCGACGGATGCCGGGGCCGCCGCGCCCCTCGCCGAGACCCCGGCGGAGAGGAAGCCATGA
- a CDS encoding aldo/keto reductase → MQQRPLGRTGRNVSAIGLGTWQLGADWGTVDEDAALAVLAASADAGVTLFDTADVYGDGRSESLIGQFLASRPDHGITVATKMGRRVDQLRENYTEEAFRGWTERSRENLGVDTLDLVQLHCPPTDVIAADELFDALDRLVEDGLIQAYGVSVETCEQALAAIARPGVTNVQIILNPFRLKPLDEVLPAAAAAQVGIFARVPLASGLLSGKYTTATTFASDDHRSYNRQGEAFDRGETFSGVDFEVGIAAASALAAALPEGVSLPAASLAWIAAQPGVTSVIPGARTPQQAEANAAAGRLLEPGAFDLEGFDEAVHAVYDRYLREAIHPLW, encoded by the coding sequence ATGCAGCAGCGCCCCCTTGGAAGAACCGGCCGAAACGTCTCAGCGATCGGCCTCGGCACGTGGCAGCTCGGAGCCGATTGGGGGACGGTCGACGAGGATGCTGCGCTTGCCGTGCTCGCGGCATCCGCCGACGCCGGGGTGACCCTCTTCGACACCGCCGATGTCTACGGTGACGGTCGCTCGGAGTCGCTCATCGGACAGTTCCTCGCATCGCGACCCGATCACGGCATCACCGTCGCGACGAAGATGGGGCGACGCGTCGACCAGTTGCGCGAGAACTACACGGAAGAGGCTTTCCGCGGCTGGACCGAGCGGTCTCGCGAGAACCTCGGCGTCGACACCCTGGACCTGGTGCAGCTCCACTGCCCACCCACCGACGTCATCGCCGCAGACGAGCTGTTCGATGCGCTCGACCGCCTGGTCGAGGACGGCCTCATCCAGGCGTACGGTGTGTCGGTCGAGACGTGCGAGCAGGCGCTCGCGGCCATCGCGCGTCCCGGGGTCACGAACGTGCAGATCATCCTCAACCCGTTCCGTCTGAAGCCGCTTGATGAGGTCTTGCCGGCGGCCGCCGCAGCGCAGGTCGGAATCTTCGCGCGCGTGCCGTTGGCCTCCGGTCTCCTGTCGGGCAAGTACACGACGGCGACGACGTTCGCGAGCGACGACCACCGCTCGTACAACCGCCAGGGTGAAGCCTTCGACCGGGGCGAGACGTTCTCGGGCGTTGACTTCGAGGTCGGGATCGCCGCGGCATCCGCGTTGGCGGCTGCCCTGCCCGAGGGCGTCTCACTTCCGGCCGCGAGCCTTGCCTGGATCGCCGCACAGCCCGGCGTCACCTCCGTCATCCCCGGCGCGCGGACACCCCAGCAGGCTGAGGCCAACGCGGCGGCGGGGCGCCTGCTCGAACCCGGCGCCTTCGATCTCGAGGGCTTCGATGAGGCGGTTCACGCCGTGTACGACCGCTACCTGCGCGAGGCGATCCACCCGCTCTGGTGA
- a CDS encoding GNAT family N-acetyltransferase produces the protein MPVTYHRAAAAEVASETLYRMLWLRLRVFVVEQRAAYPELDGRDIEPGAELMWASDGDEVISTLRVLQEGAQMRIGRVATDAAARGRGIAAELMRRAVARCDERAPGWPIVLDAQSQLADWYARFGFEVSGPAFSEDDIPHVPMRRPGAGS, from the coding sequence ATGCCCGTCACCTACCACCGCGCCGCCGCCGCAGAAGTCGCGTCCGAGACGCTCTACCGGATGCTGTGGCTTCGGCTTCGGGTCTTCGTCGTCGAGCAGCGCGCCGCCTACCCGGAACTCGACGGGCGCGACATCGAGCCGGGCGCGGAGCTGATGTGGGCAAGCGACGGGGACGAGGTGATCTCGACGCTGCGGGTCCTGCAGGAGGGCGCCCAGATGCGCATCGGGCGGGTTGCGACGGATGCTGCAGCGCGCGGCCGCGGCATCGCGGCAGAGCTCATGCGTCGCGCCGTGGCCCGCTGCGACGAGCGGGCACCCGGATGGCCGATCGTGCTGGACGCACAGTCCCAGCTCGCGGACTGGTACGCCCGGTTCGGGTTTGAGGTCTCGGGCCCGGCGTTCTCCGAGGATGACATCCCGCACGTGCCGATGCGCCGCCCGGGAGCCGGGAGCTGA